The stretch of DNA AAGTGGAAACCCTCCAAAcctgttttccaaaataaagcATTCCccgtagttttttttttttttttttgcatcaacaTACTTATCTATAGCCTGTCACAGTGTCCCACAAATGAAACCTTGCAAAGCAGAGGTGTGTTTTGGGCTTTACTTACATTCTGCAATGTTTTCACAGAAGGACATTTTACAAGGACAGCAAAAAAACCTAAGACTTTCAATGTCTTTTAGATTACACAATCATAAGGGCTAATGAAAAGTGTCATTGAGTTTTGTATGATTTTGCAAACATGTGGCCTCAGCCATGTTTTCTCAACAAGTTTCTCATAGGGTTTTAGCATTATACATTGGAGCAGAGCTGAATGAAAGTAGGTGAACATGAAGAAAGCACCCACATGAATGCCTGTAACTTCCTATGTAATTACTATGCATGTCTTTGTAGACTCATCACCTTGGTATCCATAACCATTTCATTTACTTAGAGCTTAGTGATGAGAAAACATGGGCACATAGAGGAGGCCTTTTGgagacacacactggggccttttggagcgtggagggtgggagacaggagaggattaggaaaaaataactaatgggtactaagctTTTTACCTGGGTTTTGTATGATTTTGCAAATATATGGCCACATTCCTAGGTtaggaaataatctgtacaacaaacccccatgacacaagtttaccaatgtaacaaactttcacttgtacccctaaatttaaaagttttttaaaaacctataaaatatatattcaaagcaCACATTATACCCTCACTTAACTAGACTTTGATATCTCACAAACATTCAAAAATGTTATACCGTGtgttggtttttattatttatctatttttccattTGGTGACCCAGAAACCATGCAGATGCTTtggttgggatgacaggcataacACATGCAGTCTTTGAGCAAAGAATGCTTGCAGTCTCACACTCGTGGTGTTTGTTCAATAAACAGACTGATAGATAGAATAGTACCTTTGAAAGAGTATTATATATGAACCACAAGAGGGACATTTAAATAGGGCTAGAAataggaagaagggaagagaagcagAGTGGAAATGAATAGAGAATATCAACTCAACTAGACTTTACTGCATGTACCACTTTATCCTTCAATTCTTACATGTTGGACTTCCTTTCCTCTAAAAAGGCATTGCCCTGTCCACCTCAGGATGTCTAATTTTCAGCCTCTCTATCTAGaatcctttcttctctccacccACCCATTGGATCTCTATGAATTTTTAGATCTAAAACCAAATGTCCCCATTTCaaagaatcttttcttttcttcactctAGTTAGACATTTTGTTTATGCTTACAGTACCCTGCCTTTTGACTTCATGGCCTTTTATAGTTTATTATGAATTATTGGTTAGTTTGATTAATTAAATGTTTCCACTATATTCTATGACTCACTAGTACAGAATATAGTGGATTCAGCATGAAATGCAAAGTACACAGCAATGTGAAAGGCATGTACTAAACACTCAATAAGTCTTAGAAAAATTACTGCCtgtcacgcccgtaatcccaccactttgtggggccaagatgggtggatcgcctgaggtcaggagttcgagaccagcctggtcaaaatgttggaaccccatctctactgaaaacacaaaaattagccgggcctggtggcaggcacctgtaatcccagctactcgggaggctgaagcatgagaatcacttgaaccagggaggcggaggttgcagtgagccgagattgcaccactacactccaacctgggcaatagggtcagattccatcacaaaaaaaaaaagaaaagaaaaaaagaaaaattactctgaaatatatattaaacaaataaaaatttgccCCACTAACTCAAAGACTGGAGCATTTTTCAAATATAGAGAAATTACCTTACCTAAAttgaaaacacattaaaaaaatagcatatttAGACAATTCCAGAGAATTGCTAGATTGTGGCTgagtaaaatatgtattatattaaattAGGGTATTTGAGACAActttatgttataatatataatttgaagAAAACACCAGTATGAATATGCATTTTTGTGtgtataaacatgtatttttactatttccttaaaataaaattttatttttcagttttttcaggGCCTCTTTCACATCCTTGTTCCTCAGGCTATAAATCAGGGGGTTCAACATGGGAACCACAAGGGTGTAAAACAATGAGGTCATTTTATCTTGATCTAGAGAATAGGAAGAACTTGGCCGGAAATACATAAAGAGCAGAGTTCCCTGGAAAATTGCAACCGCAGATAAGTGGGAAGTGCATGTAGAGAGAGCTTTGAACCTCCCCTCAGCAGAGTGTATCTCCAAGACTGATAGGATGATAtaacaataagaaatgaaaactcCTGAAATGGTACTCAGTTCAATAAAACCAAAGACGGTGAATAACACTAACTCATTGACCTGTGTATCTGAGCGAGAGAGTAATAAGAGAGGAGGGATATCACAGAAGAAATGATTAATCTCATTAGACCCACAGAAGCATAGGCGGAAGGCCAGTGTCATATGTATCAAAGCATCTGCTATTCCCACCAGATAAACCCCAGTCAAGAGTAGATAGCACACTCTGCTAGACATGTTGACTGTATAGAGCAGGGGGTTGATGATGGCCTTGTACCGATCAAAGGCCATCACTGACAGCAGTAGACACTCAGAATCTGCAAAGATACAGAAGACCAAGAATTGCAGAGCACAGCCATAGAAGGGTATTGACTTGTTCTTGGCAAGTAGATCTACCAGCATCTTGGGCCCAGTTGCAGTAGAATAGCAGAGATCACAGAAAGACAGATGACTGAGGAAGAAATACATTGGTGTGTGAAGTTGGTAATCCATTCTGATTAAAACTATCATTCCAAGATTTGCTGAGAAATTAATGATATAAACAGCCAAGAATACAGCAAATAGGGTCACTTTCATCTCTGGGTTATTGGTAATtcccaagagaaaaaaatcagttaatgaGGAGCAATTTTCCCAGTCCATTCTTCCTTGTTCTTGTTTCAAACTGCTACAGAAATCATTACGAGAATGACAGTCTAGAACTTGACTTTCCaagatatcaaaaaaaaaattatctgtaaagTAGAACAAGATTTGTTTATGTAAATTATCTTCTTTACCCTCAAAAAGTATCCCAGGTGAGTGTCACTTTCAAAGAGGCATTattactgtattaaaaaaaaaaaaccctaaaagtgTCTGCCAAAGGAAGTTGATCAACTTTGAATCTAAACTTACATGCAATTTCTGACATATATCATTTGTCTTTGCTTCTATTGTACAATCTAAGGCAGTCAATTTGATTAAACTGAAAGCTCAGTACAGATCCAAAAGGATGTGAAAGAAACACCATAGTTAGAGTCACAAGGGCCAGAACATACCGGACTAAGCATCTCATATATTTGACAAAAAAGGATCATATTTATTGCattattcaagaaatatatacatttttctaccACTGACAGTGATATTACATGTAAGTTaataagagaaaattattatGGTACTGTTTTTGATGTGGTGTCGTTAGTGcttactggaaaagaaaaatgttttatttaactgttactcatcatcactggtttgTCACAGCATTTATAATCCATTTGGATGACTTATCTGgttctaaaaaacaaaagccaaatgtAAGTGGTAAAAGAAGTGTGAACAACAGACTACTTATATTTGCTTATAATTGACTTTTTCATTAAAATCAAAATGTGAAGAACAATAAGTGTTTCTGAAATATATAGGCTTCTGTTGCTTGTGTTATATGTGCACTtactcttgtgtgtgtgtgtgtgcctgtgtgtgtctgttatATGAAAATTGAAATGTGGGGTGGGTCTGATTGTTATTTCTTCTAGACTTAAATATTATGGCATGTACCTTAAGAACTTGAATTTTCATAAATTAATATCTGTAATGTGTTACCTCTATTATTATTTGAGTAAATCTAGAACCTATCTTAAATTTACATCTAAAATAATATCACAGGtacagtgattttttaaagtaatgatttACTTATGAAGgttgattaaaatataaatgggTGAAATCTATATTATCCTCTTACAATGACAAGTAAGGTCAGTCAAATTCACACAGATCCAATAAGAAAATATCATTGTTTGGCCATTAGATTCCAGAGGTGCTTCAACTGAGTAAGCATCTATAAAATCATTCATTTGTAAATTCCTTAATAcatgatttcttatttttccaaaatttttcctCTGTCCTTTAAATTGATCATTCAGAAACCTACCTGAGATGAGCAAGTCTTTCTGTCCTTACCTCTGGTATGTGAACAATAGGcagatcacattttatttttactggtgACTGTTGGGACATAAATCTCTCAAGCCTCTGCCTTCACTCCTTTATGTTATTCAAACATGATTAATTAGATTCCTAGTTCTGTATTTTCCCCAGTGAATGCTGCAACTAGTTTACCAAAggctccatttttaatttttcagctttatcaCCAAATTGACCAATGTTAGAAATTTATCAGAATTCATTTAACAGTATGCTTCATGGTTATCATGAAATAAGACAGCCAATGAAACTTGAGTAGATTTTCAACTTAATGGTTTTCTTGTCCTTTTCATTGTTCATCCTGTTTCTTCCACTTCTGAAAATCTCCTTCATCTCCCATTTAGAAATAAGATAATCTAACATGCTGCTTTTTTTCATTAATCATTGTCTGAGTACTTTTTCCCCAACTACAGTGACAACTACcctcatttcaattattttatggaTGTACAACATCCGTCACATTGAACacactttttcttaatttatattttatttgtctgttGGCCTAGGTGTCTCTCTACATTCCCACAATCTCTAGCACAGAGATATGTGTGAgtaatgtatgtttttaaatgtgattgtgtgatgttaaatattttctgcttattAGGCTGGTAATGTTCAACCAAGAATAAACATAAACAAACTTTCAGGTCTGTTTCTCCTAATATAGTTGATATGTACAAAGatgattatttaaaagaaaacgtGGCCctgcgcggtggctcaagcctgtaatctcagcattttgggaggccgaggcgggaggtcaggagatcgagaccatcctggctaacatggtgaaaccccgtctctactaaaagatacaaaaaaattagctgggcgtgttggcgggcgcctgtggtcccagctactcgggaggctgaggcaggagagtggcgtgaacctgggaggcagagcttgcagtgagctgagattgcgccattgcactccagcctgggcaacagagcgagactccgtttcaaaaaaaaaagaaaacatgtgttGAGGCcatgctttttaagaaaaaagctaagttctatttatttccaaaataagttTTGTGTACAATTATTCATGGCAGTCCTTTGATACTTGGAAGTTACTCAAAGTGTGAATTTTGTGTCTACCCCATTGACTCCCCTATGGCTGCTATGTATTGCTCTCCTCTCCGTCCCTATTTTAGTCAACTATTTTAGCCTTTAACTTCATGGGACAGAGAGCTGAATCCTGCATTCACATTGTTCTGGCCATAAAATTGTCTCTACTCTCCCTTCTAAAAATGTGCTTTTAAAGCACCTCTTCATTCAGGCCTGGGCTTGTGGAGGAAAAGGTATGAATTTAAATACATTCTACAATGGATCGTGTATCACATCCCATGTGTTTTCCATATACTAATTACTATATCTCCATATATCTTATcatacatttcaaatattgtCTTATGTTTCCATCTCTAACAACTTCATTATACAGATACCAAAAGTGAAATTCAGAAGTAAAGAGTAAACTTCTGGAGTCTCATAGGCATGAAGTTTTCTTTCTCCAAGCACCTGCTCTCAATATGTTTCTGACTACAgtgtaatgaaaaaaaatttctctgtacTGGCCATGTTCTGAGTGGTGTTTTATAATATGTGATTCATTGCTGGATACTTACAAGTACAGATTTCTATGTGTTCTTTAAAGTCTACTGTCGACTGTACTGTACAAAAATGTATTCCCACTGACATTCTGTCTTAAGGAAGTTAATCTATTTTTTActacaaaaaagtgaaagaaaaatgtgtaactAAAATAGTCAGTGATAGACATAAGCCAGTGTATCCATATAAACACTCCAGGTGATTCCTGTGTCTTCCCAAACCTTACCAGGGAGTAGACAGGGGCATAGCCTTTTCTCAAAATTCCTATAAAGCTAGCCTACATCTggctaaattattaaaatattcttgatTGGGGGAAAAGTACTTTTTAGTATTAAATTTCAGTGACTTTTTATGCTTTATTGTCATTGCTTGGGAGATGGTGGTGTTACAAATATGCTAAATTTATGGCTATTAGACATGTTGTTAAAGACAAGTCCAACAAATTAACTG from Homo sapiens chromosome 11, GRCh38.p14 Primary Assembly encodes:
- the OR5W2 gene encoding olfactory receptor 5W2, yielding MDWENCSSLTDFFLLGITNNPEMKVTLFAVFLAVYIINFSANLGMIVLIRMDYQLHTPMYFFLSHLSFCDLCYSTATGPKMLVDLLAKNKSIPFYGCALQFLVFCIFADSECLLLSVMAFDRYKAIINPLLYTVNMSSRVCYLLLTGVYLVGIADALIHMTLAFRLCFCGSNEINHFFCDIPPLLLLSRSDTQVNELVLFTVFGFIELSTISGVFISYCYIILSVLEIHSAEGRFKALSTCTSHLSAVAIFQGTLLFMYFRPSSSYSLDQDKMTSLFYTLVVPMLNPLIYSLRNKDVKEALKKLKNKILF